The following coding sequences are from one Rhineura floridana isolate rRhiFlo1 chromosome 2, rRhiFlo1.hap2, whole genome shotgun sequence window:
- the ARL14EP gene encoding ARL14 effector protein — translation MDPCSVGNQLQVSSDCHKTYFTCHTGFKTKQELSSTDLLLLQLRTGITLSENNTICFHHAKVYLDRYEDLQKSCCDPFNMHKKLSSKNLHAIDIDDATFLSAKFGRQFIPGWKLCPKCTQIINGNTEVDSEDRQRRRLDSDGRTAKALKSLQFANPGRHTEFAPEVNKREKRRLQTKSTSINSDRQLIPAKSKVYDSQGLLLYSGIDLCDCLDEDCLGCFYACPKCGSSKCGPECRCDRKWLYEQIEIEGGEIIHNKQV, via the exons ATGGATCCATGTTCAGTTGGAAATCAGCTGCAAGTTAGCAGCGATTGCCATAAAACATACTTTACCTGTCACACTGGCTTCAAGACTAAGCAAGAATTATCATCAACTGATCTGTTACTCCTTCAGCTTAGGACTGGGATAACTCTTTCAGAGAACAATACAATCTGCTTCCATCATGCTAAAGTTTACCTTGATAGGTATGAAGACTTGCAAAAGTCATGCTGTGATCCGTTTAATATGCACAAAAAGCTTTCAAGCAAAAACTTGCATGCAATTGACATAGATGATGCAACTTTTCTAAGTGCCAAGTTTGGACGGCAGTTTATACCTGGCTGGAAACTTTGTCCAAAATGTACACAGATAATAAATGGAAATACAGAGGTTGATTCTGAAGACCGTCAGCGAAGGAGACTTGATTCAGAC GGACGTACAGCTAAGGCCTTGAAGTCCTTACAGTTTGCTAATCCAGGACGACATACTGAATTTGCTCCAGAAGTgaacaaaagagaaaagagaagactgcAAACAAAAAGCACATCCATTAATTCAGACAG GCAACTAATACCAGCAAAGAGCAAAGTGTATGATAGCCAAGGACTTCTGCTTTATAGTGGAATAGACCTCTGTGATTGTCTTGATGAAGATTGCCTAGGATGTTTCTATGCTTGTCCCAAATGTGGCTCCAGCAAATGTGGACCTGAATGCCGCTGTGATCGCAAGTGGTTGTATGAGCAAATTGAGATAGAAGGAGGAGAAATTATTCACAATAAGCAAGTGTGA